In one Candidatus Nitronereus thalassa genomic region, the following are encoded:
- a CDS encoding ATP-binding protein, with protein MIPLVASFQRWLPQRLASQMIGLLLGALVIAQVANFLIFMMDERRAANRLVERTQILERTASLVQLIEHSSPGIHGKMVQAASSRKLYFWFSDVSPIPANTPQTDNDLMARLKELLGDHDIHQLRILTHEQQKLLMKEEKTTQTFGDPDVISFSKRLQQQVASLPLSKVDPPGLLVSAHLADGRWLNAGLGINPPLSRWVWPTFFSMVLAVGSICIIVVFMVKRITRPLQRLAEAAELVGRGETITPVSEDGPVDIQQTIHAFNRMYDRLQRFVQDRTRMLAAISHDLRTPITSLRLQAELITDEDAKEKILKTLDEMQHMTEATLAFARDEASAEQSRSVDLAALVDSLCQDLADLGMEVSCEATEKTPYTCRPVSLKRALRNLIENAVHYGQRARVELQQAEGEFQILIWDNGPGIPEQDEERVFQPFVRLEESRSHETGGIGLGLAIARSIVRQHGGDITLAKYKSQEFCVTVHLPQSHSTIGQSGHQVQVSERPTLTRTIL; from the coding sequence ATGATTCCTCTGGTGGCATCCTTCCAACGTTGGTTACCCCAGAGGCTGGCGAGCCAAATGATTGGGTTGCTTCTGGGTGCCTTGGTCATTGCGCAAGTAGCCAACTTTCTCATTTTCATGATGGATGAGCGTCGGGCGGCGAATCGGCTGGTGGAGCGGACGCAAATTTTGGAACGCACTGCCTCGCTGGTCCAACTCATCGAACATAGTTCCCCAGGAATCCATGGGAAAATGGTCCAAGCCGCGAGCTCTCGGAAACTGTACTTTTGGTTTTCGGATGTTAGCCCCATCCCGGCGAATACGCCGCAGACAGACAACGATCTTATGGCACGACTCAAAGAATTATTGGGGGATCATGACATTCACCAGTTACGAATTTTGACCCACGAACAACAGAAATTACTCATGAAAGAAGAAAAGACCACTCAGACCTTTGGTGATCCTGACGTCATTTCTTTCTCAAAGAGATTGCAACAACAGGTGGCTTCCTTACCTCTCTCTAAAGTGGATCCGCCAGGCCTTCTGGTCTCCGCGCATCTTGCCGATGGAAGATGGCTCAATGCGGGGTTGGGTATAAATCCCCCACTCAGCCGATGGGTGTGGCCGACATTTTTTTCTATGGTGTTGGCGGTAGGAAGTATTTGCATCATCGTCGTGTTCATGGTGAAACGTATCACCCGTCCTCTACAACGGTTGGCTGAAGCTGCAGAACTGGTCGGGCGCGGGGAGACCATCACCCCTGTATCTGAAGATGGACCGGTTGATATTCAACAGACCATTCATGCGTTCAATCGCATGTATGACAGGCTTCAACGGTTTGTCCAGGATCGGACCAGGATGTTGGCGGCGATTAGTCATGATCTTCGTACACCGATTACTTCCCTACGACTCCAGGCCGAATTGATTACGGATGAAGACGCAAAAGAAAAGATTTTGAAAACGTTGGATGAAATGCAACACATGACCGAAGCCACGTTGGCGTTTGCTCGCGATGAAGCCTCAGCCGAACAGTCTCGTTCCGTGGACCTGGCGGCATTAGTCGACAGCCTCTGCCAGGACTTGGCGGACTTGGGCATGGAAGTGAGTTGTGAGGCCACGGAAAAAACGCCGTATACTTGCCGTCCGGTGAGTCTAAAACGTGCCCTGCGCAATTTGATTGAAAATGCCGTGCACTATGGTCAACGAGCGCGGGTTGAATTGCAGCAAGCCGAAGGGGAATTTCAAATCCTCATCTGGGATAACGGGCCCGGCATTCCGGAACAGGATGAAGAACGCGTGTTCCAACCCTTCGTGCGACTGGAGGAATCCCGAAGCCATGAAACCGGGGGGATTGGACTCGGTCTGGCCATTGCGCGTTCCATCGTGCGACAACATGGTGGGGACATTACCTTGGCCAAGTATAAGTCTCAGGAATTTTGTGTCACCGTCCATCTCCCCCAATCCCATTCGACGATTGGACAATCCGGTCATCAAGTCCAAGTATCGGAACGACCTACCTTAACCAGAACGATCCTGTGA
- a CDS encoding M20 family metallopeptidase — protein sequence MKRLKRPVQIFQSAIFFQAFLYLIAFPSMASGEIQTTPTQLTEQEQQLVNWVGSKQAIMLKDLETYVNINTWTMNRDGLDQFRDLLDEELQSLGFETTLKPSGEIELLSCQEKKVTFAQHLLGQRIGKSSTKVLLNGHLDTVFPKDDEFQTMVIETDGKIKGPGVLDMKGGIVAMTYALKALHQHGRLQNSNITVFFNTDEEVGSLGSRPYIEELAMQHDVGLVFEGSHNHKLARQRKGLGQARIKVIGREAHAGEAHVDGVSANLELAHKVIALEALTDYEKKTTVNVGIMQGGETRNTRPGCADAFVDLRFADNHDGLELKTQVERIALTRYTNHSDFPALPKSEVWSVLHRPAKAIHPTTDNLIAEAMGLSTLIGEPIVGTYWAGGGTDGSLMQAKGLPTVDSLGLNGDGVHSSREWTTTKSLMARTKLITVFLDRLIHQ from the coding sequence GTGAAACGTTTGAAACGGCCTGTGCAGATTTTTCAATCAGCCATATTTTTCCAAGCCTTTCTCTACCTGATAGCCTTTCCCTCGATGGCCAGTGGAGAAATTCAAACCACACCTACTCAGTTAACCGAACAAGAACAACAGCTCGTAAACTGGGTTGGGTCTAAACAAGCGATTATGCTCAAAGATTTGGAAACCTATGTGAACATCAATACCTGGACAATGAATCGTGATGGCCTTGATCAGTTCAGAGATCTCCTGGATGAAGAGCTCCAATCGCTGGGCTTTGAAACAACTTTGAAGCCGAGTGGGGAAATCGAGCTGCTTTCCTGCCAGGAAAAGAAAGTTACCTTTGCCCAACATTTGTTAGGGCAGCGCATTGGGAAGAGTTCAACCAAAGTGCTGCTCAATGGCCACCTGGACACCGTGTTCCCCAAGGATGATGAATTTCAAACCATGGTCATTGAGACAGATGGGAAAATCAAAGGGCCGGGCGTGTTGGATATGAAGGGTGGGATTGTGGCCATGACCTATGCGCTAAAAGCGTTGCATCAGCATGGGCGGTTACAAAATTCCAACATCACGGTGTTCTTCAATACGGATGAAGAAGTGGGGTCACTGGGATCACGACCCTATATCGAAGAATTGGCGATGCAGCATGATGTGGGACTGGTGTTTGAGGGATCGCATAACCATAAACTCGCGCGTCAGCGAAAAGGGCTGGGTCAAGCGCGTATCAAAGTGATTGGGAGAGAAGCGCATGCCGGCGAAGCGCATGTCGATGGGGTATCGGCCAACCTGGAACTTGCTCACAAAGTGATCGCCCTTGAGGCGTTAACAGACTACGAAAAGAAAACGACCGTGAATGTTGGAATCATGCAGGGAGGAGAAACGCGGAATACGCGACCAGGCTGCGCCGACGCCTTCGTCGATTTACGGTTTGCCGACAACCATGATGGGCTGGAGCTCAAAACCCAAGTGGAGAGAATAGCGTTGACCCGATATACCAACCATTCGGATTTCCCTGCCTTGCCAAAATCGGAAGTGTGGAGTGTACTTCACAGACCGGCCAAGGCCATACATCCAACAACAGACAATCTTATTGCCGAAGCCATGGGGCTGTCTACTCTGATTGGCGAGCCAATCGTGGGAACCTATTGGGCCGGTGGTGGGACCGATGGATCACTGATGCAGGCTAAGGGATTGCCCACGGTGGATAGCCTAGGCCTTAATGGCGATGGTGTTCATTCCTCCAGAGAATGGACGACCACGAAGTCCTTGATGGCGAGAACAAAGCTAATTACGGTGTTTTTGGATCGGTTGATCCATCAATAG
- a CDS encoding GAF domain-containing protein, translating to MTPLPEKEPMFSKSSLAYLILIVLSAAVISIVDGMFPLGVSIGEAYTILVLLGFMAKDKRLILGGAIAGTILTLEGIFVSDPGAAFWIAEVNRALSIFVIWLVAVFALAQVRFLEEQKESEKMKRAYDLLKQETSVLKLNQEIAVISNTNDPVEDALKQAMKIICDFTGWPVAHLYIRDGDNDLLNPSKIWILKDWIKFETFRQVTDTTKFVPGEGLPGRVLASGKAAWIKNVTKDPNFPRARLASEIGVKAGFAFPILIGPKVVAVMEFFSEEAMEPDARLLDVMEIIGYLLGRIFERDHAGLKKGEYEEHLRRLYGRIKAVREQENEEGVATRIADGIHDGLH from the coding sequence ATGACCCCACTTCCTGAAAAAGAACCCATGTTTTCGAAATCTTCCCTGGCATATTTAATTCTGATCGTCCTCAGTGCGGCCGTCATTTCCATCGTGGATGGCATGTTCCCGTTAGGGGTGTCCATCGGCGAAGCCTATACCATTTTGGTCTTGCTGGGCTTTATGGCGAAAGACAAGCGGTTGATTCTGGGTGGGGCGATCGCTGGAACTATTTTGACTTTGGAAGGCATCTTCGTCTCCGATCCTGGGGCAGCATTCTGGATAGCAGAAGTCAATCGAGCGCTTTCCATCTTCGTTATCTGGCTTGTCGCTGTCTTTGCATTAGCACAAGTACGATTCCTCGAAGAACAGAAGGAATCCGAAAAAATGAAACGGGCCTATGATCTCTTGAAGCAAGAAACGAGCGTACTGAAATTGAATCAAGAGATTGCGGTCATCTCCAACACCAATGACCCGGTAGAGGATGCGTTAAAACAAGCCATGAAAATCATTTGCGACTTTACAGGTTGGCCGGTGGCCCATCTCTATATTCGCGATGGTGATAATGACTTATTAAATCCTAGCAAAATTTGGATTTTGAAGGATTGGATCAAATTCGAGACGTTTCGTCAGGTGACCGATACGACGAAATTTGTTCCGGGAGAGGGTTTGCCAGGCCGGGTCTTGGCAAGTGGAAAAGCGGCATGGATCAAAAATGTGACGAAAGACCCAAATTTCCCTCGAGCCCGTTTGGCCAGTGAAATCGGTGTGAAAGCCGGCTTTGCTTTTCCCATCCTCATAGGCCCGAAGGTCGTCGCGGTCATGGAGTTTTTCTCGGAAGAAGCCATGGAGCCGGATGCGAGGCTCTTAGACGTCATGGAAATCATCGGATACCTGTTGGGGAGAATCTTTGAGCGTGATCACGCCGGGTTAAAAAAAGGCGAATATGAAGAGCACCTTCGACGTCTCTATGGCCGAATCAAAGCCGTACGAGAACAAGAAAACGAGGAGGGAGTTGCAACTCGAATCGCCGATGGCATTCACGACGGATTACATTAG
- a CDS encoding SulP family inorganic anion transporter: MTYETPESKIDFRHIQGDLLGGLTAGIVTLPLALAFGLQSGLGAMSGLYGAIFLGAVAVIFGGTRTLISTPTGPMTVVAALTISQAISFAGSLELALGTILGIFFLAGSVQIVFGLLKFGGNIKYIPYPVLSGFMTGIGIILILFEIYPLIGLPAPSSIRQVLTGGLQALLHTNLQALLLGVVTLAIIYLAPKVTTIIPATLTALIAGTLISLGFGFSVPLIGEVAQGLPTLQFESFLHFDFSQPSFILSAAVTLGALGCIDTLLTAVIVDKMTETKHHSDRELIGQGMGNMVSAFFGGVPGAGTTMSSIVNVKAGGRTRLSGVFSSLFLLAVLFGLGKYVQYVPIPVLAAILITVGFDIIDYNGLKEVMKVDRAEGAILFIVLGMTVFVDLITAVGTGMTLSVFVFMKKMGDIGEETITLFPLRSLKVRKPIDLREEFVLPQEYLDNVYIKSFTGPVFFGFAHFLIDNLKQLPSVKIIVFEMNRVPYLDQSAAHALESVFEYMQKRNILVLLANINEQPLQMLRAVDLIPRLIPDHHVFLDIFDCVIWLEDEFVSGKSPF, encoded by the coding sequence ATGACATACGAAACCCCGGAATCAAAAATCGATTTCCGTCATATCCAGGGCGATCTCTTAGGAGGTCTCACCGCAGGGATTGTGACATTGCCATTGGCTTTGGCCTTTGGTCTTCAATCCGGGCTCGGCGCCATGTCGGGGTTGTACGGCGCCATATTTCTCGGAGCCGTGGCTGTTATCTTTGGGGGCACCCGCACACTCATCAGTACGCCCACTGGCCCTATGACCGTGGTCGCAGCTTTGACGATTTCGCAAGCCATCAGCTTTGCAGGAAGCCTAGAACTTGCCCTTGGCACGATACTGGGAATTTTCTTCTTGGCCGGGTCCGTACAAATTGTCTTCGGGCTCCTGAAATTTGGCGGCAATATCAAATATATTCCCTATCCGGTGCTGTCGGGATTCATGACAGGCATTGGAATTATTTTGATCTTATTCGAGATCTATCCACTAATAGGATTACCAGCACCTTCCTCCATTCGCCAAGTATTGACAGGGGGGCTACAAGCCTTACTTCACACCAATCTTCAAGCCCTCCTGCTTGGCGTGGTGACCCTGGCAATCATTTATCTTGCCCCGAAGGTCACCACGATCATTCCAGCGACCCTCACCGCCCTGATAGCAGGAACGCTCATATCCCTCGGTTTTGGTTTTTCCGTCCCTCTCATTGGTGAAGTGGCTCAGGGATTACCCACACTTCAATTTGAATCCTTCTTACATTTTGACTTTTCCCAACCATCGTTCATCCTTAGCGCGGCCGTAACCCTGGGAGCTTTGGGATGCATCGATACCTTATTAACGGCGGTGATCGTCGACAAGATGACCGAAACCAAACACCACAGTGACCGTGAACTCATTGGTCAGGGCATGGGCAATATGGTTTCAGCATTTTTTGGCGGAGTGCCGGGAGCCGGAACGACGATGTCGTCAATCGTCAATGTGAAAGCTGGCGGGCGCACTCGACTATCCGGCGTGTTTTCGAGTCTCTTTTTGTTGGCCGTTTTATTCGGATTAGGGAAATATGTGCAATATGTGCCCATCCCCGTACTGGCTGCAATTCTGATCACCGTTGGGTTTGACATCATTGATTACAATGGCCTGAAAGAAGTCATGAAGGTGGATCGAGCCGAAGGCGCCATCCTTTTTATCGTCCTGGGCATGACCGTGTTTGTTGATTTGATTACGGCCGTCGGCACTGGAATGACCCTCTCCGTGTTTGTGTTTATGAAAAAGATGGGGGATATCGGAGAAGAAACCATTACCCTGTTTCCGCTTCGGTCACTCAAGGTTCGCAAACCGATCGACCTGAGAGAAGAGTTCGTCTTACCACAGGAGTATTTAGACAATGTGTATATCAAATCGTTCACAGGCCCGGTCTTTTTTGGTTTTGCCCACTTCCTAATTGACAACCTCAAACAATTGCCCTCCGTCAAGATCATCGTCTTTGAGATGAATCGGGTCCCCTATTTGGACCAGTCAGCCGCGCATGCGCTGGAATCCGTGTTTGAATATATGCAAAAACGGAATATTCTCGTATTGCTCGCCAACATTAACGAGCAACCGTTGCAGATGCTGCGCGCCGTTGATTTGATCCCCAGACTCATTCCCGACCACCATGTCTTTCTGGATATTTTTGACTGTGTCATCTGGCTAGAGGATGAGTTCGTCTCGGGGAAATCCCCGTTCTAG
- a CDS encoding B12-binding domain-containing radical SAM protein — protein MPTSSILLIIPPLTQLNTPYPSTAYLTGFLRRRGYTVDQADVGIEMVLGLFSQSGLTRVFEELRSRTDADLPGEARQMLSLSHTYVETIDSVIQFLQGRDPTLATRIFQGEFLPQGPRFTNEESTTSLHKRSDYQTDRAKHLATLYLEDLADLIQATISPHFALSRYAESIAMGASSFDPIAAALASPPSLPDELMLNAMWQHVEKCQPSVVGLTVPFPGNLYGGLRMGQALKSKFPEITVVLGGGYPNTELRQVNDPRVFDYVDFITMDDGELPFLCLLEHLEGQREEADLCRTFLRTESKVVWRDGAKERNPTMAELGTPTYSGLNLTQYLSILDTLNPMHRLWSDGHWNKLTVAHGCYWKQCTFCDVGLDYIGRYEAAPSEVLVDRIEAMMAETGTRGFHFVDEAAPPAGLKQLALILLERGVTISWWGNVRFEPAFTPDLCRLLAASGCIALTAGLEAASDRLLEEMKKGITVDQTVRVAQACRQAGILIHAYLMYGLPGQTIDEAVDSLERVRQLFAHDLIQSAFWHRFSATAHSPIGLNPERYGIRRLGPTFGGFAENDLVYADVKGMLPDWVGQGLRSALHQYIEGEALEQDVRAWFTEPVSKPHVRRDWVKRILATPYPEDPSLSERRFVWIGGEPYQETVKGNRVRMFLPNRTMDESCTLPKENAEWLLDLIHRSTPRGADGGHSYPTFKDTRVAYLQDGPNGFDSMLHSPAFEKARAIGLLLV, from the coding sequence ATGCCTACCTCTTCCATTCTGTTAATCATTCCTCCGTTGACACAATTGAATACGCCCTATCCTTCCACCGCGTATCTCACGGGGTTTCTTCGACGACGCGGGTACACGGTGGACCAGGCCGATGTTGGAATTGAAATGGTGTTGGGCTTGTTTTCACAATCCGGGTTAACGAGGGTCTTTGAGGAATTGCGCTCACGGACCGATGCCGACCTTCCTGGTGAAGCTCGACAGATGTTGAGCTTGTCCCATACCTATGTAGAGACCATTGATTCCGTTATTCAGTTTTTACAAGGGCGTGATCCCACGTTGGCCACGCGTATCTTCCAGGGAGAGTTTCTTCCGCAAGGTCCGCGCTTTACCAATGAGGAATCCACGACCTCCCTCCATAAACGTTCGGACTATCAAACGGATCGCGCAAAGCATCTGGCCACGTTGTATTTGGAAGACTTGGCGGATTTGATCCAAGCGACCATCTCGCCACACTTTGCCTTGAGTCGATATGCCGAGTCGATCGCCATGGGAGCGTCATCGTTCGATCCTATCGCAGCAGCCCTGGCTTCCCCGCCAAGCCTTCCCGATGAGCTGATGTTGAATGCCATGTGGCAACATGTAGAGAAGTGCCAACCTTCTGTCGTCGGTTTGACCGTTCCGTTTCCTGGAAACCTCTACGGCGGGCTTAGGATGGGCCAGGCGCTCAAATCAAAATTTCCCGAAATTACCGTTGTGCTTGGCGGGGGATATCCGAACACCGAGTTGCGGCAGGTGAATGATCCCCGTGTGTTTGATTACGTGGATTTCATCACGATGGATGATGGCGAACTGCCATTTCTGTGTCTGCTGGAACATCTTGAAGGTCAGCGGGAAGAGGCAGATCTCTGCCGGACATTTTTGCGTACGGAGTCCAAGGTGGTGTGGAGAGATGGAGCCAAGGAACGCAACCCCACGATGGCTGAACTCGGCACACCTACCTATTCAGGGTTGAACCTCACGCAGTACTTGTCGATTTTAGATACTTTGAATCCGATGCACCGGCTTTGGTCGGATGGGCATTGGAATAAGTTGACCGTGGCACATGGTTGCTATTGGAAGCAATGTACGTTTTGTGATGTGGGTCTGGATTACATCGGGCGTTATGAAGCGGCCCCAAGTGAAGTGCTGGTGGATCGCATCGAAGCGATGATGGCCGAGACAGGCACGCGGGGTTTTCACTTTGTGGATGAAGCCGCCCCGCCGGCTGGCCTCAAACAATTGGCGTTGATCCTGTTGGAACGTGGGGTGACGATTTCGTGGTGGGGCAATGTGCGATTCGAACCGGCGTTTACTCCGGACCTGTGTCGCCTGTTGGCGGCCTCCGGGTGCATCGCGTTGACCGCAGGGTTGGAGGCAGCCAGCGATCGCTTGTTGGAAGAAATGAAAAAAGGCATCACGGTCGATCAAACCGTGCGTGTGGCCCAAGCCTGTAGGCAGGCGGGAATCCTCATTCATGCTTATCTCATGTACGGCTTGCCAGGACAGACCATTGATGAAGCCGTGGACAGCCTGGAACGGGTTCGCCAATTGTTCGCGCATGATTTAATTCAATCGGCCTTCTGGCATCGTTTCTCCGCCACGGCACACAGCCCGATTGGGTTAAACCCTGAACGTTATGGAATTCGACGACTAGGACCAACGTTTGGCGGATTTGCCGAAAATGATTTGGTCTATGCCGATGTGAAAGGCATGTTGCCGGATTGGGTAGGGCAAGGATTGCGCAGCGCGTTGCATCAATACATCGAAGGCGAAGCGTTAGAACAGGATGTCCGGGCCTGGTTTACCGAGCCGGTATCCAAACCACACGTACGGCGTGATTGGGTGAAGCGTATCTTAGCGACCCCATATCCAGAAGATCCATCGTTGTCCGAACGCCGGTTTGTCTGGATCGGCGGAGAGCCATATCAAGAAACAGTAAAAGGAAATCGGGTTCGCATGTTCCTACCAAATCGAACCATGGATGAATCCTGTACGCTACCGAAGGAAAACGCAGAGTGGCTGCTCGACCTAATTCACAGATCTACACCCCGTGGCGCTGATGGAGGACATTCCTATCCCACATTTAAAGATACTCGAGTAGCCTATCTCCAAGACGGACCAAATGGATTTGATTCCATGCTGCATTCCCCAGCGTTTGAAAAAGCTAGAGCCATCGGCCTCTTATTGGTGTAA